The uncultured Hyphomonas sp. genome includes a region encoding these proteins:
- a CDS encoding DUF192 domain-containing protein, translating into MKRFLVSGMAAIALVLSAPAALAELETSSLTIESANGTHAFTVEIADDPEEITTGLMNRESMDADAGMLFDFGQPREAAMWMKNTLIPLDMLFMDPSGKVIAIARQTVPGSLRTVSPGVP; encoded by the coding sequence ATGAAACGCTTCCTCGTCAGCGGCATGGCCGCCATCGCCCTCGTCCTGTCAGCGCCAGCCGCGTTGGCGGAGCTTGAAACCAGCTCGCTGACCATCGAATCCGCGAACGGCACACACGCATTCACCGTGGAAATCGCCGACGATCCGGAAGAGATCACCACTGGCCTCATGAACCGTGAAAGCATGGATGCCGATGCGGGCATGCTGTTCGATTTCGGCCAGCCGCGTGAAGCGGCCATGTGGATGAAGAACACGCTGATCCCGCTGGACATGCTGTTCATGGATCCGAGCGGGAAAGTCATCGCGATCGCCCGCCAGACCGTGCCGGGCTCGCTGCGTACGGTCTCACCGGGCGTGCCGTGA
- a CDS encoding PaaI family thioesterase: MSGDGDLKPPPPGFATRPTRGKFSIHNGPSFLATGEDDLRSGIWVLDRHCNGMGFMHGGMICAFADSALAWAVWSATDRMSVTIKLTMEFMGIVPEGTWLEAHPEVKGVDGDLVHVMADMKIEDGTLVARADAVFRSLRRRKT; the protein is encoded by the coding sequence ATGAGCGGCGACGGAGACCTGAAACCGCCGCCGCCCGGCTTTGCGACGCGCCCCACGCGCGGCAAGTTCTCGATCCACAACGGACCGTCTTTCCTGGCGACAGGCGAGGATGACCTGCGCAGCGGGATCTGGGTGCTGGACCGTCACTGCAACGGCATGGGCTTCATGCATGGCGGCATGATCTGCGCCTTTGCAGACAGTGCGCTGGCCTGGGCCGTCTGGTCGGCAACCGACCGAATGTCGGTCACGATCAAGCTGACCATGGAATTCATGGGCATCGTGCCGGAAGGCACGTGGCTGGAAGCCCACCCGGAGGTCAAAGGCGTTGACGGGGACCTGGTTCACGTGATGGCGGACATGAAGATTGAAGACGGCACGCTCGTGGCGCGGGCCGATGCGGTCTTCCGGTCCTTGCGGCGCCGGAAAACCTGA
- a CDS encoding multidrug efflux SMR transporter encodes MPWVFLFVAALLEVVWAYAMKEAHGFTRLPYVVLMFAAMIGSFALLALSMRSLPLGTAYMVWTGIGAVGTFAVGVLVLGEALTAQRAVAALLVVAGIVTMKLS; translated from the coding sequence ATGCCTTGGGTTTTCCTGTTTGTTGCTGCTCTTCTGGAAGTTGTCTGGGCTTATGCCATGAAGGAGGCGCATGGCTTCACGCGCCTTCCTTATGTGGTGCTCATGTTTGCCGCGATGATCGGTTCTTTCGCCTTGCTTGCTCTGTCCATGCGAAGCTTGCCGCTCGGTACAGCCTATATGGTCTGGACCGGCATTGGAGCCGTCGGGACGTTTGCTGTGGGCGTCCTGGTCCTGGGCGAAGCCCTGACAGCACAGCGCGCCGTCGCGGCGTTGCTGGTCGTCGCGGGGATCGTCACGATGAAACTGTCGTAG
- a CDS encoding CsgG/HfaB family protein yields MRSFKAVTAPVLALAMVLASCGTPPKVKTKMAEPVVNPRTQTEYALLWLPKPSEQIPVAVYGVSDETGAFKPSDTVQTLSRAVTQGATPILIKALQDAGDQSWFKVVEREKLDNLLKERQIILEMRQRYLGESAKDSMALPALLFAGTLIEGAITGYDTNTQTGGAGARYLGIGMDTQYREDAVSVYLRAVSVKTGEVLISVSTEQRVASVAWHANAFKYVAYRELLEAEAGITLNQPRHLAVRQALEKAVYGMIIEGVKSGLWSFADPEQGQAALDFYDANYRTEFPKGALKSVPAELLQGESDWQGK; encoded by the coding sequence ATGCGGAGTTTCAAGGCGGTCACGGCGCCTGTACTGGCACTTGCTATGGTGCTGGCGTCTTGTGGCACACCACCGAAGGTGAAGACAAAAATGGCCGAACCGGTCGTCAATCCGAGGACGCAAACCGAATATGCTTTGCTGTGGCTGCCGAAGCCTTCAGAGCAGATTCCTGTTGCCGTTTATGGTGTGAGCGACGAAACGGGCGCCTTCAAGCCAAGCGATACTGTGCAGACGCTTTCACGGGCAGTGACACAGGGTGCGACGCCCATTCTTATCAAGGCGCTTCAAGATGCGGGCGATCAGAGCTGGTTCAAGGTTGTTGAGCGGGAAAAGCTGGATAACCTTCTCAAAGAGCGCCAGATCATTCTCGAAATGCGCCAGCGGTATCTCGGTGAGTCTGCGAAAGACTCCATGGCGCTGCCAGCCCTGTTGTTTGCCGGCACTTTGATCGAGGGCGCTATCACGGGATATGACACCAACACCCAGACGGGGGGCGCCGGGGCGCGATACCTCGGCATTGGAATGGATACCCAGTACCGGGAAGATGCTGTTTCGGTCTACTTGCGAGCCGTAAGTGTAAAGACCGGCGAGGTGCTTATCTCCGTTTCGACCGAGCAGCGGGTTGCTTCTGTCGCCTGGCACGCCAACGCTTTCAAATACGTTGCCTATAGGGAACTGCTTGAGGCTGAAGCGGGGATCACGCTCAACCAGCCCCGGCACCTGGCGGTTCGTCAGGCACTAGAAAAAGCCGTTTACGGGATGATCATCGAAGGCGTGAAATCCGGCCTGTGGAGCTTTGCAGATCCGGAGCAAGGGCAAGCTGCGCTGGACTTTTATGACGCGAATTACCGCACGGAATTTCCGAAAGGCGCGCTGAAAAGCGTGCCGGCGGAATTGCTGCAAGGAGAGTCGGACTGGCAGGGTAAGTGA
- a CDS encoding acyl-CoA synthetase, translating to MTELNFWNLGDILDAVGAALGPEDMALVHGDRRISWPDMTARSNRLARNLLARGAQVGDKAGFYLRNQPEYMEGLAACFKARLTHVNVNYRYLEDELFYIFDNSDATVVFFDVEFMDQVVKVQPRLPDVKAWVQVGGGETADFAVAYEELATTGDPSPLGIPRSGDDLLFLYTGGTTGMPKGVMWSHEIWRRAGMEGAEAAGLPVPSNLDEQVMAAQALGRLVRNVPACPLMHGTGLFTAMGTMMGGGTIVTLTENKHFDPQNLFETIEREGVTNMAIVGDAFGKPMLAYLDANPGKHKLDTVVGIISSGVMWSTEVKRGLLRHMPNAALTDSFGASEAVGFGSSVMTADGEVKTSKFEIGSKCKVFTEDGREVVPGSGEAGFIARGGAVPLGYYKDPEKSEKTFKTINGERYSVPGDWCTVETDGTITLLGRGSNCINTAGEKVYPEEVEEALKAHDAVKDALVVGVPDDKWGQAITAVVALDGQADEAALREFVKTKLAHYKAPKRILFKDDLGRAVNGKADYKSIKAFALSELGISA from the coding sequence AGACATGGCACTGGTCCATGGCGACCGCCGGATTTCCTGGCCCGACATGACGGCCCGCTCCAACCGACTGGCGCGCAACCTGCTGGCCCGCGGCGCGCAGGTCGGTGACAAGGCCGGCTTCTACCTGCGCAACCAACCTGAATACATGGAAGGCCTCGCCGCCTGTTTCAAAGCCCGGCTGACGCATGTGAACGTCAATTACCGCTACCTCGAAGACGAGCTGTTCTACATCTTCGACAATTCCGACGCGACGGTCGTGTTCTTCGATGTCGAGTTCATGGACCAGGTGGTGAAGGTGCAGCCGCGCCTTCCGGACGTGAAAGCCTGGGTGCAGGTCGGCGGCGGCGAAACAGCGGACTTTGCCGTGGCATATGAGGAACTGGCGACGACCGGTGACCCCTCCCCGCTGGGCATTCCGCGCTCCGGCGACGACCTCCTCTTCCTTTACACCGGCGGCACCACCGGCATGCCGAAAGGCGTGATGTGGTCTCACGAGATCTGGCGCCGAGCCGGCATGGAAGGCGCCGAGGCTGCCGGCCTGCCCGTGCCGTCCAACCTGGACGAACAGGTCATGGCCGCGCAGGCGCTCGGCCGCCTCGTACGGAACGTGCCTGCCTGCCCGCTGATGCACGGCACGGGCCTGTTCACGGCGATGGGCACGATGATGGGCGGCGGCACCATCGTTACACTGACAGAAAACAAGCACTTCGACCCACAGAACCTGTTCGAGACCATCGAGCGTGAAGGCGTGACCAATATGGCCATTGTGGGCGATGCCTTCGGCAAGCCGATGCTGGCCTATCTCGACGCCAACCCCGGCAAGCACAAGCTGGACACGGTGGTGGGCATCATCTCTTCCGGCGTGATGTGGAGCACCGAGGTCAAGCGCGGGCTGCTGCGCCACATGCCGAACGCGGCCCTGACGGACAGCTTCGGTGCCTCGGAAGCTGTGGGCTTCGGCTCCTCAGTGATGACCGCCGATGGCGAAGTGAAAACGTCCAAGTTCGAGATCGGCTCGAAGTGCAAAGTGTTCACCGAAGACGGCCGCGAAGTGGTGCCAGGCAGCGGTGAAGCCGGCTTCATCGCCCGCGGCGGCGCCGTTCCGCTCGGCTACTACAAGGATCCGGAGAAATCCGAGAAGACCTTCAAGACGATCAATGGCGAGCGTTACTCGGTGCCGGGTGACTGGTGCACAGTGGAGACGGACGGCACGATCACGCTGCTCGGCCGCGGTTCCAACTGCATCAACACGGCTGGCGAGAAGGTCTATCCTGAAGAGGTCGAGGAAGCCCTGAAGGCGCATGACGCAGTCAAGGATGCCCTCGTCGTCGGCGTGCCGGATGACAAGTGGGGCCAGGCCATCACCGCCGTCGTCGCGCTGGATGGACAGGCCGATGAGGCCGCGCTGCGGGAGTTCGTGAAAACGAAGCTCGCCCACTACAAGGCGCCGAAGCGTATCCTGTTCAAGGACGATCTGGGCCGCGCCGTGAACGGCAAGGCGGACTACAAGTCGATCAAGGCGTTTGCGTTGTCGGAGCTGGGCATCAGCGCCTAG
- a CDS encoding cold shock domain-containing protein: MTGIAARSDSEPDPTPETVRVIGRVKWFDSVKGYGFIVAESTSDASLSGDVMIHITCLRSYGETYADEGARIVCNAMRTERGWQTASIIEMERPKAVVAREQGVQPDYEPVILKWFNRSRGYGFVQREGKDVDIFVHAVVLRKAGYEEIEPGTPLEAIIEDGAKGEHVTSLKPR; encoded by the coding sequence ATGACGGGAATAGCTGCAAGATCAGACTCTGAGCCGGATCCCACGCCCGAAACGGTGCGTGTGATTGGCCGCGTCAAATGGTTCGACAGCGTCAAGGGCTACGGCTTCATCGTGGCGGAATCGACGTCAGATGCGAGCCTGTCGGGCGATGTAATGATCCATATCACCTGTCTGCGTTCCTATGGCGAAACCTATGCCGATGAGGGCGCCCGGATCGTCTGCAATGCCATGCGGACAGAGCGCGGCTGGCAGACCGCCAGCATCATTGAAATGGAGCGTCCCAAGGCCGTCGTGGCCCGGGAACAGGGCGTCCAGCCGGACTATGAACCGGTGATCCTGAAATGGTTCAACCGCAGCCGCGGTTACGGCTTTGTGCAGCGGGAAGGCAAGGATGTGGACATCTTCGTCCATGCCGTCGTGCTGCGGAAAGCCGGCTATGAAGAGATCGAGCCTGGCACGCCGCTCGAAGCCATCATCGAGGACGGCGCCAAGGGCGAGCACGTCACCAGCCTGAAGCCGCGCTGA